A region from the Arachis ipaensis cultivar K30076 chromosome B01, Araip1.1, whole genome shotgun sequence genome encodes:
- the LOC107635163 gene encoding protein Dr1 homolog isoform X1, with translation MEPMDIVGKSKEDASLPKATMTKIIKEMLPPDVRVARDAQDLLIECCVEFINLVSSESNEVCSREEKRTIAPEHVLKALEVLGFGEYIEEVYAAYEQHKLETMQDSLKGGGKWSNGAEMTEEEALAEQQRMFAEARARMNGGAIASKQPEADQSLDS, from the exons ATGGAGCCTATGGACATCGTCGGCAAATCGAAGGAAGATGCTTCGCTTCCTAAAG CAACAATGACAAAAATTATTAAAGAGATGTTACCTCCAGATGTACGTGTTGCAAGAGACGCACAAGATCTATTGATCGAGTGTTGTGTAG AATTTATAAACCTTGTTTCGTCGGAGTCCAATGAAGTCTGTAGCAGAGAGGAAAAACGGACTATTGCACCTGAGCATGTACTGAAGGCTTTAGAG GTCCTCGGCTTTGGCGAGTACATTGAAGAAGTCTATGCAGCATATGAACAGCACAAGCTGGAGACCATG CAGGACTCTTTAAAAGGTGGTGGTAAGTGGAGCAATGGAGCTGAGATGACCGAAGAAGAAGCATTAGCAGAGCAGCAACGGATGTTTGCAGAGGCGCGAGCCAGGATGAATGGCGGGGCTATTGCTTCCAAGCAGCCAGAAGCTGACCAAAGTTTAGATAGCTAA
- the LOC107635163 gene encoding protein Dr1 homolog isoform X2 produces the protein MEPMDIVGKSKEDASLPKATMTKIIKEMLPPDVRVARDAQDLLIECCVEFINLVSSESNEVCSREEKRTIAPEHVLKALEVLGFGEYIEEVYAAYEQHKLETMDSLKGGGKWSNGAEMTEEEALAEQQRMFAEARARMNGGAIASKQPEADQSLDS, from the exons ATGGAGCCTATGGACATCGTCGGCAAATCGAAGGAAGATGCTTCGCTTCCTAAAG CAACAATGACAAAAATTATTAAAGAGATGTTACCTCCAGATGTACGTGTTGCAAGAGACGCACAAGATCTATTGATCGAGTGTTGTGTAG AATTTATAAACCTTGTTTCGTCGGAGTCCAATGAAGTCTGTAGCAGAGAGGAAAAACGGACTATTGCACCTGAGCATGTACTGAAGGCTTTAGAG GTCCTCGGCTTTGGCGAGTACATTGAAGAAGTCTATGCAGCATATGAACAGCACAAGCTGGAGACCATG GACTCTTTAAAAGGTGGTGGTAAGTGGAGCAATGGAGCTGAGATGACCGAAGAAGAAGCATTAGCAGAGCAGCAACGGATGTTTGCAGAGGCGCGAGCCAGGATGAATGGCGGGGCTATTGCTTCCAAGCAGCCAGAAGCTGACCAAAGTTTAGATAGCTAA
- the LOC107635179 gene encoding protein MIZU-KUSSEI 1: protein MKTLLMERTTTSTNSTTSSTSNLTLNSSGNPSQDMSSKRHHFHWTNKVGNEEEEQQEEAELSLPTSQTVSKIIEEETKAAKEEQLLDNKAVQGTTSQARRKLQAVAISKLRSVLTVFNKNRSNLPFGLGPRVVGTLFGYRRGHVHFAFQKDPTSQPAFLIELATPISGLVREMASGLVRIALECDKEKNKEGVENEKKEKEKKQVRLLQETLWRTYCNGKKCGYATRRECGPKDWDILKAVEPISMGAGVLPVNNNNGEGGGGSDGGEVMYMRARFERIVGSRDSEAFYMMNPDSNGAPELSIYLLRV, encoded by the coding sequence ATGAAGACACTTCTCATGGAGAGAACAACCacctcaacaaactcaacaaccTCATCAACCTCAAACTTAACCTTAAACTCTTCAGGAAACCCATCTCAAGACATGTCTTCCAAGAGGCACCACTTCCACTGGACTAACAAAGTTggaaacgaagaagaagaacagCAAGAAGAAGCTGAACTATCTCTTCCCACTTCCCAGACAGTGTCCAAGATCATAGAAGAGGAGACAAAAGCAGCAAAAGAAGAACAACTTCTTGACAACAAAGCTGTTCAAGGAACAACTTCACAAGCAAGGAGGAAGCTTCAGGCAGTGGCAATCTCCAAACTCCGTTCAGTTCTCACAGTTTTCAACAAGAACCGTTCCAACCTACCCTTTGGTCTTGGCCCTCGTGTAGTTGGAACACTCTTCGGTTACCGTCGTGGCCATGTCCATTTTGCTTTTCAGAAGGACCCCACTTCACAACCCGCGTTTCTCATAGAGCTTGCAACACCGATAAGCGGTTTGGTTCGGGAAATGGCTTCTGGGTTGGTCAGAATCGCCTTGGaatgtgataaagagaagaaCAAAGAAGGTGTAGAGaatgagaagaaggagaaggagaagaagcaaGTGAGGCTTCTTCAGGAGACTCTGTGGAGGACCTATTGCAACGGTAAAAAGTGTGGCTATGCTACAAGGAGAGAGTGTGGGCCTAAAGACTGGGATATTCTGAAAGCCGTGGAACCAATTTCAATGGGTGCTGGTGTTCTTCCAGtgaacaacaacaatggtgagGGTGGTGGTGGTTCTGATGGTGGTGAAGTTATGTATATGAGGGCAAGGTTTGAGAGAATTGTTGGGTCAAGAGACTCTGAAGCTTTCTATATGATGAACCCTGATAGCAATGGAGCACCTGAACTTAGTATCTATTTGCTTAGAGTCTAG
- the LOC107635185 gene encoding kinesin-like protein KIN-8A, which produces MPVSTRSQMTPNRVRDEPDSRLRNPHHGLKEKLRALTMLYEQQKQASQALKNPSLKFQNEQSNENNRQEQSKTESRIMRENKMYNLLPNSTVTRTFVLPQPLPPPPPPPPPSRAATATAADEDTKENLPVLGTDRIVGFSCQRKSTTTKNTTMVSDSASNTVARKLSMGAAAAAVAAEESSEKQGKVDGNGSRILVFVRLRPMNKKEKEAGSRCSVRVVNRRDVYLTEFANENDYLRLNRVRGRHFTFDAAFPESATQQEVYSTTTSELVEAVLQGRNGSVFCYGATGAGKTYTMLGTVENPGVMVLAIKDVFSKIRQRSCDGNHVVHLSYLEVYNETVRDLLSPGRPLVLREDKQGIVAAGLTQYRAYSTDEVMALLQQGNQNRTTEPTRANETSSRSHAILQVVIEYRVRDAAMNIVNRVGKLSLIDLAGSERALATDQRTLRSLEGANINRSLLALSSCINALVEGKKHIPYRNSKLTQLLKDSLGGTCNTIMIANISPSNLSFGETQNTVHWADRAKEIRTKVRDANEDQLPVPETETDQAKLVIELQKENRELRMQLAKQQQKLLTVQAQSLAAQSSPTPPSASALSTPPTSTQPNEKRRTRSSFLSGTCFTPESNKKKGAELAVRTLNRTVKALEAEIERMKKDHSLQLKQKDDLIRELSQKGGIQTTAATTAEEVRKRVVTRASLRLKESSNGELKSPSHRFRSPVQVAKKRSFWDITTSNSPSIATFNGRKTRSHVIPEPTTAPPPSMLLQPGFARQKANI; this is translated from the exons ATGCCGGTTTCGACACGGTCTCAGATGACGCCGAACCGGGTTCGAGACGAACCGGACTCGCGGCTGAGGAACCCGCACCATggcctgaaggagaagcttaggGCACTGACAATGCTCTACGAGCAGCAGAAGCAAGCTTCTCAAGCTCTCAAGAACCCTTCTCTGAAGTTCCAAAATGAACAGAGCAATGAAAACAACAGACAAGAACAGAGTAAAACAGAGAGCAGAATCATGAGAGAGAACAAAATGTACAACCTTCTTCCAAATTCGACCGTTACAAGAACCTTCGTGTTGCCAcaaccactaccaccaccaccaccaccaccaccaccatcacgcGCCGCCACCGCCACTGCCGCCGACGAAGACACAAAGGAGAACCTTCCAGTTCTTGGAACCGACCGAATCGTTGGGTTTTCGTGCCAGAGAAAATCCACAACGACGAAAAATACAACAATGGTTTCGGATTCTGCTTCCAACACGGTGGCTAGGAAGCTGTCGATGGGGGCAGCGGCGGCGGCGGTGGCGGCGGAGGAGAGCTCGGAGAAACAGGGGAAGGTGGATGGGAATGGGAGCAGGATCCTCGTGTTTGTGAGGCTTAGGCCTATGAACAAGAAGGAGAAAGAAGCGGGTTCACGGTGCTCCGTTAGGGTCGTTAATCGCCGTGACGTTTATCTAACGGAATTTGCGAACGAGAACGATTATCTGAGGCTGAATAGGGTTCGTGGAAGGCACTTCACTTTTGATGCTGCGTTTCCTGAATCGGCTACTCAGCAAGAAGTTTATTCAACTAC GACCTCAGAACTAGTGGAAGCAGTTCTGCAAGGGAGGAATGGTTCAGTGTTCTGTTATGGTGCCACGGGGGCTGGAAAGACTTACACCATGCTCGGCACCGTAGAGAATCCTGGAGTGATGGTATTGGCAATCAAAGATGTTTTTAGCAAAATCAGGCAGAGAAGTTGTGATGGGAACCATGTTGTTCATCTGTCGTATCTTGAGGTCTACAATGAAACAGTTAGGGATTTACTTTCCCCTGGAAGGCCTCTGGTTCTTAGAGAAGATAAACAG GGGATTGTGGCAGCAGGTCTTACACAATATAGAGCTTATTCCACAGATGAA GTTATGGCATTGCTGCAACAAGGAAATCAGAACAGAACCACTGAACCAACTCGTGCGAATGAAACATCTTCGCGTTCCCATGCAATTTTGCAG GTTGTGATTGAATACCGAGTTAGGGATGCAGCGATGAATATAGTTAATCGTGTGGGAAAGCTCTCATTGATTGATCTTGCAGGGTCAGAGAGAGCTCTTGCCACAGATCAAAGAACACTTAGATCTCTTGAGGGCGCTAACATAAACCGGTCTCTCCTTGCACTAAGCAGCTGCATAAATGCTCTTGTGGAAGGCAAAAAACACATACCATATAGGAATTCCAAACTCACTCAACTCCTCAAGGACTCATTAGGAGGAACATGTAACACTATCATGATTGCGAACATAAGCCCAAGTAACCTCTCATTTGGCGAAACACAGAATACTGTTCACTGGGCCGATAGAGCCAAGGAGATTCGGACAAAG GTAAGAGATGCTAATGAGGATCAATTGCCAGTGCCGGAGACAGAAACTGACCAGGCCAAGTTGGTAATCGAGCTGCAAAAGGAGAATCGTGAATTGAGAATGCAGCTAGCGAAGCAGCAACAGAAATTGTTGACTGTTCAAGCACAGTCCTTGGCTGCGCAATCCTCTCCAACACCGCCTTCAGCTTCAGCTCTTTCTACTCCTCCAACATCCACACAGCCTAACGAAAAACGAAGGACTAGATCTTCTTTCCTCTCGGGAACTTGTTTCACTCCAGAATCCAACAAGAAGAAAGGAGCTGAGCTAGCTGTGAGAACACTTAACCGAACCGTGAAAGCACTGGAGGCAGAGATCGAGAGAATGAAGAAAGATCATAGTTTGCAGCTAAAGCAAAAAGATGATCTTATTCGCGAGCTTTCACAAAAGGGTGGAATTCAAACCACTGCAGCAACAACAGCAGAAGAAGTAAGGAAGAGAGTGGTGACCAGGGCTAGCCTAAGGCTAAAGGAGTCAAGCAATGGCGAGTTGAAGAGTCCAAGCCATCGCTTTCGATCACCAGTCCAAGTTGCCAAGAAGAGAAGCTTTTGGGACATAACCACATCTAACAGCCCATCGATTGCAACATTTAATGGCAGAAAAACCAGAAGTCATGTCATTCCTGAACCTACTACTGCACCCCCTCCATCAATGCTTCTTCAG CCTGGTTTTGCTCGGCAAAAAGCGAATATTTAA